The proteins below are encoded in one region of Oryzias melastigma strain HK-1 linkage group LG7, ASM292280v2, whole genome shotgun sequence:
- the zgc:158263 gene encoding ceramide kinase family protein isoform X1, with amino-acid sequence MKAFVQMETDLRLESSLWVENRRCAAVLTGWHFKWTEVDKRSRDKSTVSVPVAEVVGVEEGKVEVLPHKTVEDTDKDFTVFYVKRSSSTGSCGLLWRLGRTQFSCPSRVLRDQWIKNLRIAVKTHTPLRPHRLLVFINPFGGKKQARQIFHSLVAPLFELAGISSHVIVTERANQARDHLLKKDLTGFDGVVCVGGDGMFSEVLHGAIGRTQQEAGTCENDPGVTLQPCPLHIGIIPAGSTDCVCYATVGVIDPVTSALHIIIGDSQPLDVCSVHHGFALVRYSVSLLGYGFYGDVLVESEKHRWMGPLRYDYSGSMVYLSNRSYTGTVQYLPADPLLSSPRDNTRCLSGCSVCSRSTERLFPNSSDSGSLYSSYSGHFHNDLEGEWVTVEGRFKCVSLTCMSSSCARSPLGLSPSAHLADGTGDLVLVWDTNPLSFLKFLYRHTSTEDQFDLPFVEVHRVKAVRFCMAGDTKEEEIRGLSAETDIEAGGHVRSGSRNGSQQHLAEKATGTVTTSVEKTVTPFTWCLCCKKPSAVSVWNCDGEILPFTDISCKIHGQLVRLYARGIEDKAAIHHCSQERDTCNMTCMIGKSLP; translated from the exons ATGAAGGCGTTCGTGCAGATGGAGACTGACTTGCGTCTGGAGTCGAGTTTGTGGGTGGAAAACAGGAGATGCGCGGCTGTCCTCACCGGCTGGCACTTCAAATGGACCGAAGTGGATAAGAGAAGTCGGGACAAGAGCACAG TTTCAGTACCTGTGGCCGAGGTGGTTGGAGTAGAAGAGGGCAAGGTGGAGGTACTGCCCCACAAGACTGTTGAGGACACAGACAAAGATTTCACTG TTTTCTACGTGAAGCGCAGCAGCTCTACTGGATCCTGTGGGTTGCTATGGAGACTGGGCCGGACCCAGTTCAGCTGCCCCAGTCGAGTTCTCAGAGACCAGTGGATCAAAAACCTCAGGATAGCCGTCAAAACTCACA CTCCTTTACGTCCACATAGACTCTTGGTGTTCATCAACCCGTTTGGAGGAAAGAAGCAAGCAAGGCAGATCTTCCATTCTCTTGTGGCTCCCCTGTTTGAGCTGGCTGGCATCAGCTCACATGTAATAG TGACTGAGCGGGCAAACCAAGCCCGAGACCACCTCCTGAAGAAAGACCTGACAGGCTTCGATGG TGTGGTGTGTGTGGGAGGCGACGGCATGTTCAGCGAAGTGCTTCATGGCGCGATCGGGCGGACTCAGCAAGAGGCTGGCACTTGCGAAAACGATCCTGGTGTCACTTTGCAGCCTTGCCCGCTTCACATTGGTATCATCCCTGCAG GCTCCACAGACTGCGTGTGTTACGCCACGGTGGGAGTGATCGACCCTGTTACATCAGCTTTACACATCATCATTG GTGACTCTCAACCTTTGGATGTGTGTTCAGTCCATCACGGCTTTGCTTTGGTGCGCTACTCAGTGTCTCTCCTTGGCTATGGCTTCTATGGGGATGTACTGGTCGAGAGTGAAAAACACCGCTGGATGGGACCACTCAGATACGACTATTCTG ggtCAATGGTGTACTTGAGCAACAGAAGTTACACCGGCACAGTTCAGTATTTACCAGCAGACCCGCTACTGTCCAGCCCGAGAGACAACACACGCTGCCTGTCAGG gtGCAGCGTCTGCTCCAGAAGCACAGAAAGACTTTTCCCTAATTCGTCTGACTCAGGCTCCCTTTACAGCTCCTACTCTGGACATTTCCATAATGACTTAGAAG GTGAGTGGGTGACTGTGGAGGGCAGGTTCAAGTGTGTGTCTCTCACCTGCATGTCCAGCTCATGTGCCAGGAGCCCCCTGGGCTTGTCTCCGTCTGCACACCTGGCAGACGGAACTGGAGACCTCGTTCTGGTGTGGGACACTAACCCTCTGAGCTTCCTCAAGTTTCTCTACAGACACACGAGCACAGAGGACCAG tttgacCTGCCATTTGTGGAGGTCCATCGTGTGAAAGCGGTTCGTTTCTGTATGGCAGGTGacacaaaagaggaagaaatcAGAGGGCTGAGTGCTGAGACAGACATAGAAGCGGGAGGACATGTGAGGAGTGGAAGCAGAAACGGATCTCAGCAGCACTTGGCAGAGAAAGCCACAGGAACGGTGACGACGAGCGTGGAGAAAACAGTGACCCCCTTCACGTGGTGCCTTTGCTGCAAGAAACCCTCTGCTGTGTCAGTGTGGAACTGCGATGGAGAAATCCTGCCTTTTACTGATATCTCCTGCAA AATTCATGGCCAGTTGGTGAGACTGTACGCCCGGGGCATTGAGGACAAAGCTGCCATTCACCACTGCAGCCAGGAGAGGGACACGTGCAATATGACATGCATGATAGGAAAAAGTCTGCCTTGA
- the zgc:158263 gene encoding ceramide kinase family protein isoform X2 encodes MKAFVQMETDLRLESSLWVENRRCAAVLTGWHFKWTEVDKRSRDKSTVSVPVAEVVGVEEGKVEVLPHKTVEDTDKDFTVFYVKRSSSTGSCGLLWRLGRTQFSCPSRVLRDQWIKNLRIAVKTHTPLRPHRLLVFINPFGGKKQARQIFHSLVAPLFELAGISSHVIVTERANQARDHLLKKDLTGFDGVVCVGGDGMFSEVLHGAIGRTQQEAGTCENDPGVTLQPCPLHIGIIPAGSTDCVCYATVGVIDPVTSALHIIIVHHGFALVRYSVSLLGYGFYGDVLVESEKHRWMGPLRYDYSGSMVYLSNRSYTGTVQYLPADPLLSSPRDNTRCLSGCSVCSRSTERLFPNSSDSGSLYSSYSGHFHNDLEGEWVTVEGRFKCVSLTCMSSSCARSPLGLSPSAHLADGTGDLVLVWDTNPLSFLKFLYRHTSTEDQFDLPFVEVHRVKAVRFCMAGDTKEEEIRGLSAETDIEAGGHVRSGSRNGSQQHLAEKATGTVTTSVEKTVTPFTWCLCCKKPSAVSVWNCDGEILPFTDISCKIHGQLVRLYARGIEDKAAIHHCSQERDTCNMTCMIGKSLP; translated from the exons ATGAAGGCGTTCGTGCAGATGGAGACTGACTTGCGTCTGGAGTCGAGTTTGTGGGTGGAAAACAGGAGATGCGCGGCTGTCCTCACCGGCTGGCACTTCAAATGGACCGAAGTGGATAAGAGAAGTCGGGACAAGAGCACAG TTTCAGTACCTGTGGCCGAGGTGGTTGGAGTAGAAGAGGGCAAGGTGGAGGTACTGCCCCACAAGACTGTTGAGGACACAGACAAAGATTTCACTG TTTTCTACGTGAAGCGCAGCAGCTCTACTGGATCCTGTGGGTTGCTATGGAGACTGGGCCGGACCCAGTTCAGCTGCCCCAGTCGAGTTCTCAGAGACCAGTGGATCAAAAACCTCAGGATAGCCGTCAAAACTCACA CTCCTTTACGTCCACATAGACTCTTGGTGTTCATCAACCCGTTTGGAGGAAAGAAGCAAGCAAGGCAGATCTTCCATTCTCTTGTGGCTCCCCTGTTTGAGCTGGCTGGCATCAGCTCACATGTAATAG TGACTGAGCGGGCAAACCAAGCCCGAGACCACCTCCTGAAGAAAGACCTGACAGGCTTCGATGG TGTGGTGTGTGTGGGAGGCGACGGCATGTTCAGCGAAGTGCTTCATGGCGCGATCGGGCGGACTCAGCAAGAGGCTGGCACTTGCGAAAACGATCCTGGTGTCACTTTGCAGCCTTGCCCGCTTCACATTGGTATCATCCCTGCAG GCTCCACAGACTGCGTGTGTTACGCCACGGTGGGAGTGATCGACCCTGTTACATCAGCTTTACACATCATCATTG TCCATCACGGCTTTGCTTTGGTGCGCTACTCAGTGTCTCTCCTTGGCTATGGCTTCTATGGGGATGTACTGGTCGAGAGTGAAAAACACCGCTGGATGGGACCACTCAGATACGACTATTCTG ggtCAATGGTGTACTTGAGCAACAGAAGTTACACCGGCACAGTTCAGTATTTACCAGCAGACCCGCTACTGTCCAGCCCGAGAGACAACACACGCTGCCTGTCAGG gtGCAGCGTCTGCTCCAGAAGCACAGAAAGACTTTTCCCTAATTCGTCTGACTCAGGCTCCCTTTACAGCTCCTACTCTGGACATTTCCATAATGACTTAGAAG GTGAGTGGGTGACTGTGGAGGGCAGGTTCAAGTGTGTGTCTCTCACCTGCATGTCCAGCTCATGTGCCAGGAGCCCCCTGGGCTTGTCTCCGTCTGCACACCTGGCAGACGGAACTGGAGACCTCGTTCTGGTGTGGGACACTAACCCTCTGAGCTTCCTCAAGTTTCTCTACAGACACACGAGCACAGAGGACCAG tttgacCTGCCATTTGTGGAGGTCCATCGTGTGAAAGCGGTTCGTTTCTGTATGGCAGGTGacacaaaagaggaagaaatcAGAGGGCTGAGTGCTGAGACAGACATAGAAGCGGGAGGACATGTGAGGAGTGGAAGCAGAAACGGATCTCAGCAGCACTTGGCAGAGAAAGCCACAGGAACGGTGACGACGAGCGTGGAGAAAACAGTGACCCCCTTCACGTGGTGCCTTTGCTGCAAGAAACCCTCTGCTGTGTCAGTGTGGAACTGCGATGGAGAAATCCTGCCTTTTACTGATATCTCCTGCAA AATTCATGGCCAGTTGGTGAGACTGTACGCCCGGGGCATTGAGGACAAAGCTGCCATTCACCACTGCAGCCAGGAGAGGGACACGTGCAATATGACATGCATGATAGGAAAAAGTCTGCCTTGA
- the naa10 gene encoding N-alpha-acetyltransferase 10 — MNIRNARPEDLMNMQHCNLLCLPENYQMKYYFYHGLSWPQLSYIAEDENGKIVGYVLAKMEEDPDDVPHGHITSLAVKRSHRRLGLAQKLMDQASRAMIENFNAKYVSLHVRKSNRAALHLYSNTLKFQISEVEPKYYADGEDAYAMKRDLAHMADELRKPGVRVSCQDTPSGQSQSGPGDQERESERDSGGESKEQSEVSEATESTDVKDSSSDSQ; from the exons ATGAATATAAGAAACGCAAGA CCAGAGGACCTCATGAACATGCAGCATTGTAACCTGCTGTGTCTCCCAGAAAACTATCAGATGAAATACTACTTCTATCACGGGTTGTCATGGCCTCAG CTGTCATACATCGCAGAggatgaaaatggaaaaattgttGGTTATGTGCTTGCAAAGAT GGAGGAAGACCCAGATGATGTCCCTCATGGACACATCACATCACTG GCTGTGAAGAGATCCCACAGACGCCTTGGTCTAGCCCAGAAACTGATGGATCAGGCCAGCCGAGCAATGATAGAAAACTTTAATGCCAAATATGTCTCCCTTCACGTTCGTAAAAG CAATCGAGCAGCTCTGCACCTGTACTCCAACACCCTAAAGTTCCA GATTAGTGAAGTAGAGCCAAAGTACTATGCTGATGGAGAGGATGCTTATGCCATGAAGAGGGACCTCGCCCACATGGCCGatgag TTGAGGAAGCCTGGAGTTCGTGTGTCCTGTCAAGACACCCCATCCGGCCAGAGCCAGTCGGGCCCGGGCGACCAGGAGAGAGAAAGCGAGAGGGACAGCGGAGGAGAAAGCAAAGAACAGAGTGAAGTCAGCGAGGCAACAGAGAGCACAGATGTCAAAGATTCctcttctgattcacaatga